The sequence GAAGTCCTCACCTGGATATCCTTCGATCCGGCCGATTTCCGTGCCCTCGGAGACCAGGATGAATGTCGGCGTGTAAACGGCGCGGCGCGTGATCGCGAGGTCGTCCGGCATCGGCTGAGACAGCTGCACCTGGCGCAAGGGGGCGGCCCGCCCCTCGGGTGTCTGTGCGTAGGCGTCGCCGACTTCTTCGTGCCATTGCTCGCAATAGAAGCATCCGGCCTGCTCGATCATCACAAGTTCCAGATCGGCCTGGGGCGGGGAGGGGGGCGAGCGCCAGGGCGGCGACCACCATCGCGTGTCGGCAACGGCG comes from Roseibacterium elongatum DSM 19469 and encodes:
- a CDS encoding thioredoxin domain-containing protein, with the protein product MIEQAGCFYCEQWHEEVGDAYAQTPEGRAAPLRQVQLSQPMPDDLAITRRAVYTPTFILVSEGTEIGRIEGYPGEDFFWGLLERMIVETGVDLETGADPVTN